The proteins below come from a single Methanothrix thermoacetophila PT genomic window:
- a CDS encoding proteasome-activating nucleotidase has protein sequence MNEPQSGPDFSKYILDRMKQLEERNLALREQKDRAEGEKRLIENQKLKYEREARKLRSELERLRVGPMIVGTVVEVLDESRVIVKSSTGPRLVVSVSQFIEEELRPGVQVGLNQQTFAVMCVLPSPRDPMVFGMEVEEVPDVTFASIGGLDSQIAELREIVELPLKRPELFHAVGIEPPKGVLLYGPPGTGKTLLAKAVANSTEATFLRVVGSEFVQKYIGEGARLVRELFDLAKSRAPAIIFIDELDAIGSRRIDGATSGDREVQRTLMQLLAEMDGFDPRGEVKIIGATNRPDMLDPALLRPGRFDRAIYVPLPNREGRYAILLIHTKGMSLGPDVDLRSIADLTENASGADLKAIVTEAGMSAIREERTQVLQRDFERAIAKVLQAERHGAGDELDLPNYA, from the coding sequence ATGAACGAGCCTCAAAGTGGACCCGACTTCTCGAAGTACATCCTGGACAGGATGAAGCAGCTTGAGGAGCGCAACCTCGCCCTGAGGGAGCAGAAGGACCGCGCGGAGGGGGAGAAGCGGCTCATAGAGAACCAGAAGCTCAAGTACGAGCGCGAGGCCCGGAAGCTCCGCAGCGAGCTGGAGCGTCTGCGTGTCGGGCCCATGATCGTCGGTACGGTTGTGGAGGTTCTCGACGAGAGCAGGGTGATCGTGAAGTCGAGCACAGGCCCAAGACTTGTCGTGAGCGTCTCGCAGTTCATCGAGGAGGAGCTGAGGCCGGGTGTGCAGGTCGGTCTGAACCAGCAGACGTTCGCGGTGATGTGCGTGCTTCCATCACCGCGCGATCCCATGGTCTTTGGAATGGAGGTCGAGGAGGTGCCGGACGTGACGTTCGCCAGCATCGGTGGCCTCGACAGCCAGATCGCCGAGCTCAGGGAGATCGTGGAGCTTCCCCTCAAGAGGCCTGAACTCTTCCATGCGGTCGGGATCGAGCCGCCAAAGGGAGTTCTCCTCTATGGACCTCCGGGCACCGGCAAGACACTTCTCGCCAAGGCGGTGGCCAACAGCACAGAGGCGACGTTCCTGAGGGTGGTCGGGAGCGAGTTTGTCCAGAAGTACATAGGAGAGGGCGCCAGGCTTGTCCGGGAGCTCTTCGATCTGGCAAAGAGCAGAGCCCCCGCGATCATATTCATAGATGAGCTCGATGCGATAGGCTCCAGGCGCATAGATGGGGCGACGAGCGGTGATCGTGAGGTTCAGAGGACACTGATGCAGCTGCTCGCTGAGATGGACGGATTCGACCCGCGTGGAGAGGTCAAGATAATAGGCGCCACAAACAGGCCGGACATGCTCGATCCTGCTCTACTCCGGCCCGGAAGGTTCGACAGGGCGATATACGTTCCGCTGCCCAACCGTGAAGGCAGATACGCGATCCTCCTCATACACACAAAGGGCATGAGCCTCGGCCCGGATGTTGATCTGAGGAGCATCGCGGATCTCACAGAGAACGCGAGCGGTGCTGATCTGAAGGCGATAGTCACCGAGGCTGGAATGTCTGCGATCCGCGAGGAGCGGACGCAGGTGCTCCAGAGGGATTTCGAGCGTGCGATCGCAAAGGTGCTTCAGGCGGAGAGGCATGGTGCAGGCGATGAGCTGGATCTCCCGAACTACGCGTGA
- the gvpD gene encoding gas vesicle protein GvpD P-loop domain-containing protein, with translation MRIPTEIHRFFEIGEGQTLLIKGLPGTGKTTLAFEILNVMCEKRNGMYISTRVDPDRLYRTFPWIKEIVPPRNVVNATQSKLLQTLRNIAGGIPTYDTVLDFFRVLFEDVEDMESPIIVFDSWDALMNYISPIIKEQQSFEQNICEFARDMGIHIIFVSESADLMPLDYIVDGVVYMEHYRIAGTPSSAVRDSGMRTRYAREIRLEKLRGVEILQRTFTATLHGGRFQCFTPCVEDGDARIGGDHVRISDPKEDCASTGIPQLDEITGGLKYGSCNVLEINHGVGKRYYHILTALASNALKNGRAVCIIPSIGYQLSPREIFVPTNVRVVQPYGDDIVSWGKELIGIWDELRERSGRPILNIIGMDAMEFAFGYRQLLNIANRLINQWKETNDINLLVVKTGQESINMAIHVADTYFVVNELNGGLCIYGVIPRTELYNMSFEGGSRICLTPIV, from the coding sequence ATGCGCATACCTACTGAGATACACAGGTTTTTTGAAATCGGCGAGGGTCAGACCCTCCTGATAAAAGGCCTGCCCGGAACCGGCAAGACCACGCTCGCGTTTGAGATATTGAATGTGATGTGCGAGAAGAGAAATGGAATGTACATCTCCACGCGTGTCGATCCTGACAGGCTTTACAGGACGTTTCCCTGGATAAAGGAGATCGTGCCGCCGAGAAATGTCGTTAACGCGACGCAATCAAAGCTTCTTCAGACTCTGAGAAACATCGCCGGAGGGATCCCCACATACGATACTGTCCTGGACTTCTTCCGCGTTCTCTTCGAGGACGTGGAGGATATGGAGAGCCCGATCATAGTATTCGACAGCTGGGACGCACTGATGAACTACATCTCTCCGATAATTAAAGAGCAGCAGAGCTTCGAGCAGAACATATGCGAGTTCGCGAGGGATATGGGCATTCACATAATATTTGTAAGCGAGTCTGCTGATCTGATGCCGCTCGACTACATAGTCGACGGTGTGGTTTACATGGAGCACTACAGGATCGCCGGAACACCGTCTTCCGCTGTCAGGGACAGCGGCATGAGGACCAGATACGCCCGTGAGATAAGGCTTGAGAAGCTCCGCGGCGTTGAGATACTCCAGCGCACATTTACAGCAACGCTTCACGGTGGCAGATTCCAGTGCTTCACTCCCTGTGTCGAGGATGGCGATGCCAGAATCGGCGGAGATCATGTACGAATATCAGATCCAAAAGAGGATTGCGCATCTACCGGAATTCCACAGCTTGATGAGATTACAGGCGGTCTGAAGTACGGCTCCTGCAATGTTCTTGAGATCAACCACGGCGTTGGCAAGCGCTACTACCACATACTCACAGCCCTTGCATCAAACGCTCTGAAGAACGGGAGAGCTGTATGCATAATCCCATCGATAGGGTACCAGCTCAGCCCCAGGGAGATCTTCGTGCCGACGAACGTCCGTGTCGTCCAGCCTTATGGGGACGACATTGTATCATGGGGAAAAGAGCTCATTGGCATATGGGATGAACTGCGAGAGCGCAGCGGCCGCCCCATCCTCAACATAATCGGCATGGACGCGATGGAGTTCGCCTTCGGATACAGACAGCTCCTTAACATAGCGAACCGGCTGATCAACCAATGGAAGGAGACGAACGATATCAATCTCCTGGTCGTCAAGACCGGTCAGGAGAGCATCAACATGGCGATTCACGTCGCAGACACGTACTTCGTCGTCAACGAACTCAATGGAGGGCTCTGCATATATGGAGTGATCCCGCGGACCGAGCTCTACAATATGAGCTTCGAGGGTGGGAGCAGGATCTGCCTGACGCCGATAGTTTAG
- a CDS encoding arginase family protein → MEKMKVAVVYHEDFPVHGYSVLKDRIRPSFDALMNSGLVDGVEVQVFRPQPAPVELVAEAHTENHMQNMRHDPHWNVALLSAGSVLMAAELVVSGKAESAFAYTGTAGHHASRGSCWGFCYFNDVAITILKLRKMGLKRFLIIDVDPHFGDGTRDFFGNDPDVFHINFHSGSQKEFDHERNNYDFGIGWNANDETFLREMENALKLAEGFDYEVCFVIFGHDSHTDDYGGFDLTLNAYPKMASMIKKAVDGKPLVFVLSGGSNPDVARRAIPDVIAVLAGRWPY, encoded by the coding sequence ATGGAGAAGATGAAGGTAGCTGTTGTGTACCACGAGGACTTTCCGGTACATGGATACTCTGTGCTGAAGGACAGGATCAGGCCATCGTTTGACGCTCTGATGAACTCCGGGCTTGTTGATGGTGTGGAAGTGCAGGTGTTCAGGCCACAGCCAGCGCCGGTGGAGCTTGTGGCCGAGGCGCATACAGAGAACCACATGCAAAACATGAGGCACGACCCGCACTGGAACGTCGCTCTGCTCTCAGCAGGAAGCGTGCTGATGGCAGCTGAGCTTGTGGTCTCCGGAAAGGCAGAGTCCGCATTCGCGTACACAGGAACAGCAGGACATCACGCATCCAGGGGAAGCTGCTGGGGGTTCTGCTACTTCAACGATGTCGCAATAACGATACTCAAGCTCCGCAAGATGGGGCTCAAGCGCTTCCTGATAATAGATGTGGACCCGCATTTTGGGGATGGGACAAGAGACTTCTTCGGGAACGATCCGGATGTCTTCCACATCAACTTCCACTCCGGATCGCAGAAGGAGTTCGATCACGAGAGGAACAACTACGACTTTGGCATAGGGTGGAACGCGAACGACGAGACGTTTTTGAGGGAGATGGAGAACGCGCTGAAGCTTGCAGAGGGCTTCGATTATGAGGTATGCTTCGTGATCTTCGGGCATGATTCCCATACCGATGATTACGGCGGCTTCGACCTCACGCTGAATGCGTATCCGAAGATGGCGAGCATGATCAAAAAAGCGGTCGATGGCAAACCGCTTGTATTCGTGCTCAGCGGCGGCTCGAATCCTGATGTGGCGCGCCGCGCGATTCCGGATGTGATCGCTGTTCTGGCTGGGCGGTGGCCATATTGA
- a CDS encoding nucleotidyltransferase domain-containing protein codes for MRARIRDFLESREGWIFSVVDYVHIDGVRSLLRYIPDESGGRIAGGRRYRKLDFDEAFDFLRVRRPDYVRDVHVVPFDDVKRFFRPADELPRVRAEDERVGRIAEILEEHGIPERCIGITGSMLLGLHSRSSDIDLVVYGNAWWKARDVIADAKRSGSIQELDSATWMKIYMKRKPSIPFDEFVAHEMRKGNRGMIDGTYFDLLFTRDWDEIEPVPPGRPLCRSRIVAEVVDARYSFDSPGIFRLDHEIGELLCYSHTYAGQAFEGEMIEASGVVEETPNGLRMVVGTTREAKGEWIRSLTLMSSLSRGCG; via the coding sequence ATGAGAGCCAGAATCAGGGACTTTCTCGAGAGCAGGGAGGGTTGGATATTCTCGGTCGTGGATTACGTCCACATCGATGGCGTGAGATCCCTGCTCAGGTACATCCCGGATGAATCAGGGGGGAGAATCGCAGGCGGCAGAAGATACAGAAAGCTGGATTTCGACGAGGCGTTTGATTTTCTCAGGGTGAGACGCCCTGATTACGTCAGGGACGTCCATGTGGTACCGTTTGATGATGTGAAGAGGTTCTTCAGACCGGCTGATGAGCTTCCAAGGGTGAGAGCTGAGGACGAGAGGGTCGGCAGGATCGCTGAAATACTGGAGGAGCATGGCATCCCTGAGAGGTGCATCGGGATCACCGGATCGATGCTCCTGGGGCTCCACAGCAGATCATCAGACATAGATCTGGTTGTTTACGGAAACGCCTGGTGGAAGGCGAGGGACGTCATAGCAGATGCAAAGCGCAGCGGCTCGATCCAGGAGCTCGATAGCGCAACATGGATGAAGATCTACATGAAGAGAAAGCCCTCGATCCCCTTCGATGAGTTCGTGGCGCATGAGATGCGCAAGGGCAACCGCGGAATGATCGACGGCACGTACTTTGACCTCCTCTTTACGAGAGACTGGGATGAGATCGAGCCGGTACCCCCAGGCAGGCCACTGTGCCGAAGCAGAATAGTCGCAGAGGTGGTCGACGCCAGATACTCCTTCGACAGCCCTGGCATTTTCAGGCTCGATCATGAGATCGGGGAGCTACTCTGTTACTCTCACACATACGCAGGCCAGGCATTCGAGGGGGAGATGATCGAGGCATCTGGGGTGGTCGAGGAGACCCCAAACGGCCTGAGAATGGTTGTCGGCACGACGAGAGAGGCGAAGGGGGAGTGGATACGCTCGCTGACGCTCATGTCGAGCCTATCCAGAGGGTGTGGATGA
- a CDS encoding AMP phosphorylase, translating into MFEVVPFDIEIGQYKVMLNIADARAMGLNPGDRVRVRTRGASLTAILDVTGQMIGQGQVGIFTEAFRDLKEAKSVEISPAPRPASISYIKMLMDRQKLSEDQIRSIVRDIVYNNLSEIELSAYITASYIHNLDPQETEWLTRAMIETGERIYFDKHPVVDKHSIGGVPGNKVSMLVVPIVAASGLLIPKTSSRAITGAGGTADLMEVLAPVEFTADEIKEITETVGGVIAWGGATNIAPADDRLIKAEYALAIDPYSQMLASIMAKKGAVGADAVVVDMPTGPGTKLETPEKARVLAKDLTDLGERLGIRVECAMTFGGSPVGRTVGPALEVREALKMLETGEGPNSLREKSLALAGILLEMGGVAARGEGYRAAEEILVSGKAHRKLMEIVEAQGGDPKIRSEDIQIGEHQKQILSPTNGYVVAFYNKRIIEIARAAGAPGDKRAGVIIHKKMGEIVKKGEPLLTICSSTDWELECAVKMCSMRDALEQPPIVVEGMLLERYPTERYPRTI; encoded by the coding sequence ATGTTCGAGGTTGTTCCTTTCGATATAGAGATCGGGCAGTACAAGGTAATGCTCAACATCGCAGACGCCAGAGCGATGGGCCTCAACCCGGGAGACAGGGTTCGGGTGAGAACGAGAGGCGCATCTCTGACCGCGATTCTTGACGTGACTGGACAGATGATCGGGCAGGGGCAGGTCGGCATATTCACAGAGGCGTTCAGGGATCTGAAGGAGGCGAAGAGCGTGGAGATATCGCCCGCCCCAAGGCCTGCCTCGATATCATACATAAAGATGCTGATGGACAGGCAGAAGCTGAGCGAGGATCAGATCAGGAGCATAGTGAGGGATATCGTCTATAACAACCTCAGCGAGATCGAGCTCTCAGCCTACATCACAGCATCCTACATCCATAACCTGGATCCACAGGAGACGGAGTGGCTCACCAGGGCGATGATAGAGACTGGCGAGAGGATATACTTCGATAAGCATCCTGTCGTGGACAAGCACAGCATAGGTGGGGTTCCAGGGAACAAGGTCTCGATGCTCGTGGTTCCGATTGTCGCAGCCTCAGGCCTGCTCATACCGAAGACAAGCTCGAGGGCGATAACAGGCGCAGGCGGGACCGCGGATCTGATGGAGGTTCTTGCGCCCGTTGAGTTCACAGCCGATGAGATCAAGGAGATCACCGAAACCGTGGGAGGGGTCATCGCATGGGGCGGCGCCACAAACATAGCGCCGGCGGACGACAGGTTGATAAAAGCGGAGTACGCCCTCGCCATCGATCCCTACAGCCAGATGCTCGCCTCGATAATGGCGAAGAAGGGGGCAGTCGGAGCTGACGCTGTCGTGGTCGATATGCCCACAGGCCCTGGAACGAAGCTGGAGACGCCGGAGAAGGCGAGGGTACTCGCGAAAGATCTCACAGACCTTGGAGAGCGGCTGGGGATCAGGGTGGAGTGCGCGATGACCTTTGGCGGCTCTCCCGTCGGTCGCACAGTGGGACCTGCTCTCGAGGTCAGAGAGGCTTTAAAGATGCTGGAGACAGGCGAGGGGCCGAACAGCCTCAGAGAGAAGAGCCTCGCCCTCGCAGGCATACTCCTGGAGATGGGAGGGGTTGCGGCCAGGGGCGAGGGATACAGAGCCGCGGAGGAGATACTGGTGAGCGGAAAGGCCCACAGGAAGCTCATGGAGATCGTAGAGGCGCAGGGAGGGGATCCGAAGATAAGGAGCGAGGACATCCAGATCGGAGAGCATCAGAAGCAGATACTCTCCCCGACGAACGGATACGTGGTCGCATTCTACAACAAGAGAATCATAGAGATCGCGAGGGCAGCAGGCGCGCCCGGTGACAAGAGGGCGGGAGTGATAATACACAAGAAGATGGGAGAGATCGTGAAGAAGGGTGAGCCGCTGCTCACGATATGCTCCAGCACAGACTGGGAGCTGGAGTGCGCGGTGAAGATGTGCTCGATGAGGGACGCCTTGGAGCAGCCGCCGATAGTCGTGGAGGGCATGCTGCTCGAGAGGTATCCGACCGAGAGGTATCCGAGAACGATATGA
- a CDS encoding multiprotein bridging factor aMBF1: MSDRQCEICGADISGSPERIVIDGSVLEVCKSCARFGKPEDKWSPVPRKIVPVERSFRVQKPKPRDHFRDLVEVVPDYGNIIKNARESMNLSLEDLALRIKEKASLLRKIEREELVPEDDVRKKLEKELKIKLTEETTEEKLKSRGGSKVLTLGDIANIRKR; this comes from the coding sequence ATGAGCGATAGGCAATGTGAGATCTGCGGCGCAGACATCTCTGGCTCTCCCGAGAGGATAGTGATCGACGGCTCGGTTCTTGAGGTCTGCAAGAGCTGCGCTCGCTTCGGCAAGCCTGAGGACAAATGGTCTCCTGTTCCGAGAAAGATCGTGCCTGTTGAGAGGAGCTTTCGCGTGCAGAAGCCAAAGCCACGCGACCACTTCAGGGATCTGGTGGAGGTAGTGCCGGATTACGGGAATATTATAAAAAATGCCAGGGAGAGCATGAATCTCTCTCTCGAGGATCTGGCTCTCAGGATAAAGGAGAAGGCATCTCTTCTCAGAAAGATCGAGCGCGAGGAGCTCGTCCCGGAGGACGATGTGAGGAAGAAGCTGGAGAAGGAGCTCAAGATAAAGCTCACCGAGGAGACGACCGAGGAGAAGCTCAAATCCCGGGGAGGATCGAAGGTTCTGACGCTCGGGGATATCGCAAACATCAGGAAGAGATGA
- a CDS encoding L-threonylcarbamoyladenylate synthase, with amino-acid sequence MAVVGGTDEAARCILSGGIVVYPTETVYGIGANALDESSIVRVYAIKRRPLDKPISIAVSSFEMLCDVAHVRPEDLDMMRKLLPGPVTFLVRKRSIVPDMLTAGSPLVGVRYPDHEMALRLIEMTGPITSTSANITGAPPPSDPKEIDPEILSRVDMLIDGGRCRYAVPSTLVDLSTRRILRMGAMADRVLEVIGR; translated from the coding sequence ATGGCTGTTGTTGGTGGCACAGACGAGGCTGCAAGATGCATACTCTCAGGCGGCATTGTGGTGTACCCCACAGAGACCGTCTATGGCATAGGTGCGAACGCTCTTGATGAGAGCAGCATCGTAAGGGTCTACGCGATCAAGAGGCGCCCCCTCGATAAACCGATATCCATAGCTGTATCAAGCTTCGAGATGCTCTGTGATGTGGCGCATGTCCGGCCTGAGGACCTGGATATGATGAGAAAACTCCTGCCCGGACCCGTGACATTTCTCGTGCGGAAGAGATCGATCGTCCCAGATATGCTCACAGCAGGATCTCCGCTTGTCGGAGTCAGATACCCAGATCATGAGATGGCGCTCAGGCTCATCGAAATGACCGGGCCGATCACGTCCACAAGCGCGAACATCACCGGCGCCCCTCCACCATCGGATCCTAAAGAGATTGACCCGGAGATTTTATCTCGGGTGGATATGCTGATAGATGGAGGGAGATGCAGATACGCCGTACCATCCACCCTCGTGGACCTCTCAACCAGGAGGATCCTGAGGATGGGCGCGATGGCAGATCGAGTTCTAGAGGTAATCGGGCGATGA